From one Anaerococcus prevotii DSM 20548 genomic stretch:
- a CDS encoding sugar phosphate isomerase/epimerase family protein: MTKIGVQASTVVDSFKEVGPYETFKKLSEIGYKSVEVSQVETSKENIDQIIKACKDFDMEVAAMSAALEPMFPGQESLETDYDKIVADCKAVDTDLLRIGMLPFDKMANLDKAIEFAKKANEYALKLKEDGIKLYYHNHHIEFVKYDGKYLLDIISENAPELGFELDVHWVQKGGENPVNILKKYSGKVELVHLKDYEVMPLTMDDLKLMQEDQAAFRTAFDNRARFAPLGQGSLPLKECADQAIESGCRYLLVEQDFSYGRDPFEELKISYDWLIDNGYGDLF, encoded by the coding sequence ATGACTAAAATAGGAGTACAGGCTTCAACAGTAGTAGATTCTTTCAAGGAAGTCGGACCTTACGAAACATTTAAGAAACTTTCAGAAATAGGATATAAATCTGTAGAAGTGTCTCAAGTAGAGACTAGTAAGGAAAACATCGACCAAATCATAAAAGCATGCAAAGATTTCGATATGGAAGTTGCCGCAATGTCAGCAGCCCTTGAACCAATGTTTCCTGGTCAAGAAAGTCTTGAAACAGATTATGACAAGATAGTAGCAGATTGTAAGGCGGTAGATACAGACCTACTTAGAATCGGTATGCTCCCATTTGACAAAATGGCGAATCTCGATAAGGCTATTGAATTTGCTAAAAAAGCTAATGAATATGCTTTAAAACTTAAGGAAGATGGAATCAAACTCTATTATCATAACCACCATATCGAATTTGTAAAATACGATGGAAAATACCTCCTTGACATAATAAGTGAGAATGCTCCAGAACTTGGCTTTGAGCTAGATGTTCACTGGGTACAAAAGGGTGGAGAAAATCCAGTAAATATCCTTAAAAAATACTCAGGAAAGGTAGAACTTGTTCACTTAAAGGATTACGAAGTTATGCCTTTGACAATGGATGATCTAAAACTTATGCAAGAAGACCAAGCTGCCTTTAGAACTGCCTTCGACAATAGGGCAAGGTTTGCCCCACTAGGCCAAGGCTCATTACCACTTAAGGAATGTGCAGACCAAGCCATAGAGTCTGGTTGTAGATACTTACTGGTAGAACAAGACTTTTCCTACGGCAGAGATCCTTTCGAAGAGCTAAAAATATCTTACGATTGGCTTATAGATAATGGATATGGAGATTTATTCTAA
- a CDS encoding Gfo/Idh/MocA family protein, which produces MLKVGVIGLGTVSPIHLLSINNSPYAKLVAVCDINSNRAKEKCEQTHCEIIPSYTDYKEMIEKEDLDVVHITLPHYLHAEVSKYALSKGLNVFCEKPVDISYEKTKDLYDFYQAYKGKQKLGICFQNRYNKSVVRLKEILEENKEEVFAVKGLVTWYRNMDYYKQAPWRGTLKEAGAGVIINQAIHTLDLMAYVTGKDWKSLTATMSKLMNKEVEVEDTANAFIKYEDGVNGLFIATNAYSITDSIELQVISKNEKYTIKENRLFNRNLECLAEDEKSDATKDYYGAGHETLINKFYKAIIDGTDDYCDLADAMETMEIIQAIIDSSNENKEVKKEEIIND; this is translated from the coding sequence ATGCTAAAAGTTGGAGTTATTGGACTTGGAACAGTTTCACCTATCCACTTGCTTTCAATAAACAATTCTCCCTATGCAAAGCTTGTAGCAGTATGCGATATAAACAGTAATAGGGCTAAGGAGAAATGCGAACAAACTCATTGTGAAATTATTCCTTCATATACTGACTATAAGGAAATGATAGAAAAGGAAGATTTGGATGTAGTTCACATCACTCTTCCTCACTATCTTCACGCAGAAGTTTCAAAATATGCCTTATCCAAGGGACTCAATGTATTTTGTGAAAAACCTGTGGATATAAGCTACGAAAAAACCAAGGACTTATATGATTTCTACCAAGCTTATAAGGGAAAACAAAAACTTGGGATCTGTTTTCAAAATAGATACAACAAGTCAGTAGTAAGACTTAAGGAAATATTAGAAGAAAATAAGGAAGAAGTATTTGCTGTAAAGGGACTTGTAACTTGGTATAGGAATATGGATTATTACAAACAAGCTCCATGGAGGGGAACTCTCAAAGAAGCAGGAGCTGGAGTAATAATAAATCAAGCCATCCACACCCTAGACTTAATGGCCTATGTCACAGGCAAAGATTGGAAGAGCCTTACAGCTACCATGTCTAAGTTAATGAATAAGGAAGTTGAGGTAGAAGATACTGCCAACGCCTTTATCAAATATGAAGATGGAGTAAATGGACTTTTCATAGCGACTAATGCCTATTCGATTACAGATTCAATAGAATTACAAGTTATAAGTAAAAATGAAAAATACACTATCAAAGAAAATAGGCTCTTTAATAGAAATCTAGAATGTTTGGCAGAAGATGAGAAAAGCGATGCCACCAAGGATTATTATGGGGCAGGACATGAGACCTTAATTAATAAATTCTATAAAGCTATAATAGACGGTACAGATGACTATTGTGACCTAGCAGATGCTATGGAAACAATGGAGATTATTCAAGCCATAATAGATTCATCAAATGAAAACAAAGAAGTTAAAAAAGAGGAGATTATCAATGACTAA
- a CDS encoding Gfo/Idh/MocA family protein, with protein sequence MADRKLKFGIIGYGTEGSMYGKFVSEGMVENVEVVAVCDIDKEKLEKAKEVFPEAKLYEDYKEMIDSGEVEGIVTCVPHYLHPEMAIYGLTHGVNVLNEKPAGVYTKQVKELNEVAEKSDKAYALFFNQRTNPLYRKLKEILDSGELGPIRRTNWIITTWWRPDAYYKQSDWRATWGGEGGGVLVNQAPHQLDLIQWMTGAPDRVYSNVQYGYQRDIVVDDQVHFIMEYDDGRTGVFVTGTNEIIGTDRLEIVCDGGKIVVDDSKKATIYRLKETENDLNARMTIDDVKMLFAGQMKMDDLFETEVIEENSVWGGQHCEVLRNFAAHVLDGEELLANGAEGINGVRLANAVHLSSWLGKPVSVKDFDDDLYLELLNEKIKEEGKFEERK encoded by the coding sequence GTGGCTGATAGAAAATTAAAATTTGGAATTATTGGATACGGAACAGAAGGATCAATGTATGGAAAGTTCGTATCTGAAGGAATGGTAGAGAATGTAGAAGTGGTTGCAGTTTGTGATATTGATAAGGAAAAGCTTGAAAAAGCAAAAGAAGTTTTTCCAGAAGCAAAACTTTATGAAGACTACAAGGAAATGATCGATAGCGGAGAGGTAGAAGGAATCGTAACATGCGTACCTCACTATCTTCACCCAGAAATGGCAATTTATGGCCTAACTCATGGGGTAAATGTACTTAACGAAAAACCAGCTGGTGTTTATACAAAGCAAGTAAAAGAACTTAACGAAGTCGCAGAAAAATCTGATAAGGCTTATGCCCTATTCTTTAATCAAAGAACAAATCCACTATACAGAAAGCTAAAAGAAATCCTCGATTCAGGAGAACTTGGACCAATAAGAAGAACAAACTGGATTATCACAACATGGTGGAGACCAGATGCATACTACAAGCAATCTGACTGGAGAGCTACTTGGGGTGGCGAAGGTGGAGGAGTTCTTGTAAACCAAGCACCACACCAATTAGACCTTATCCAATGGATGACTGGAGCACCTGATAGAGTATACTCAAACGTTCAATATGGTTACCAAAGAGATATAGTTGTAGATGATCAAGTACACTTTATTATGGAATATGACGATGGCAGGACTGGAGTTTTTGTAACCGGTACCAACGAAATAATCGGAACAGACAGACTAGAAATCGTATGTGACGGCGGAAAAATTGTTGTAGATGATTCTAAGAAGGCAACAATCTACAGACTCAAAGAAACAGAAAATGACCTAAACGCTAGAATGACAATAGATGATGTGAAGATGCTCTTTGCAGGTCAAATGAAGATGGATGACTTATTTGAAACAGAAGTCATAGAAGAAAACTCTGTTTGGGGAGGACAACACTGTGAAGTTTTAAGAAACTTTGCTGCTCACGTTCTTGATGGAGAAGAACTTCTTGCAAATGGTGCAGAAGGAATTAATGGAGTAAGACTTGCTAACGCAGTACACCTTTCAAGCTGGTTAGGTAAACCTGTATCAGTTAAAGACTTTGACGATGATCTTTATCTAGAGCTTCTCAACGAAAAAATCAAAGAAGAAGGAAAATTCGAAGAAAGAAAGTAG
- a CDS encoding sugar kinase: MSKKVVTLGEIMLRLSTPGYERFVQAESFDAIYGGGEANVAVSLANYGFDAHYVTKLPKHEIGQAAVNALRRYGVNTDYIVRGGDRVGIYYSETGASARPSKVIYDRSNSAIAEAKADEFDFDEIFKDAAWFHTSGITPAISKEGAEITKKAMQAAKKAGAKISIDLNYRAKLWSPEEAQKVMKDLMQYVDVCIGNEEDASLCLGFTPKGLDVTSGKLDVEGYHEIFKQMKEEFGFEMIASSLRESYSASDNGWSALIYDGKDFHQAPQYDVRIVDRVGGGDSFAAGLITGLLDGKSPADALDFGVAASALKHTIKGDFNHMSREEVENLVGGDASGRVQR; encoded by the coding sequence ATGAGTAAAAAAGTAGTAACCCTAGGCGAAATAATGCTAAGACTATCCACACCAGGATACGAAAGATTCGTCCAAGCAGAAAGCTTTGATGCAATCTACGGAGGCGGAGAAGCAAACGTAGCAGTATCTCTAGCCAACTACGGCTTCGATGCCCACTACGTAACCAAACTACCAAAACATGAAATCGGCCAAGCTGCAGTAAACGCCCTAAGAAGATACGGAGTAAACACAGACTACATCGTAAGAGGCGGAGACAGAGTAGGAATCTACTACTCAGAAACAGGCGCATCAGCCAGACCATCCAAAGTAATCTACGACAGAAGTAACTCTGCCATAGCAGAAGCAAAAGCAGACGAATTCGACTTTGACGAAATCTTCAAAGACGCAGCATGGTTCCACACATCAGGCATAACACCTGCCATCTCAAAAGAAGGTGCAGAAATCACCAAAAAAGCCATGCAAGCAGCTAAAAAAGCAGGAGCTAAAATATCAATCGACCTAAACTACAGAGCCAAACTCTGGAGCCCAGAAGAAGCCCAAAAAGTAATGAAAGATCTAATGCAATACGTAGACGTCTGCATAGGAAACGAAGAAGACGCATCATTATGCTTAGGCTTTACTCCAAAAGGGCTAGACGTAACAAGCGGCAAACTAGACGTAGAAGGCTACCACGAAATCTTCAAACAAATGAAAGAAGAATTCGGCTTTGAAATGATCGCCTCATCCTTAAGAGAATCATACTCAGCAAGTGACAACGGCTGGTCAGCCCTAATCTATGACGGCAAAGACTTCCACCAAGCTCCACAATACGACGTAAGAATCGTAGACAGAGTAGGAGGGGGAGACAGCTTCGCAGCAGGCCTAATCACAGGACTCCTAGATGGTAAAAGCCCTGCAGATGCCCTAGACTTCGGAGTTGCAGCAAGTGCCCTAAAACACACAATCAAGGGAGACTTCAACCACATGTCAAGAGAAGAAGTAGAAAACCTAGTAGGTGGAGACGCATCTGGTAGGGTTCAAAGATAA
- a CDS encoding bifunctional 2-keto-4-hydroxyglutarate aldolase/2-keto-3-deoxy-6-phosphogluconate aldolase: protein MSKVETISQVLDLGIVPVVRANSADEAIEYCKGLIDGGINTLEVTFTIPNAIEVFQRIQKELPADTLLGAGTVLDPTTARLAIMNGAKFIVSPSFDKEVAKMCNIYNIPYMPGCVTPAEMLEAYKYGVDIIKLFPGSLTGPSYVKAIHGPYPHFQIMPTGGVSLDNLEDWFKAGVVAVGAGSNLVKGSKEEITQKAKEYLEKIAEVRK, encoded by the coding sequence ATGAGCAAAGTAGAAACAATCAGCCAAGTCCTAGACTTAGGAATCGTACCAGTAGTAAGAGCAAACTCAGCAGACGAAGCAATCGAATACTGCAAAGGACTAATCGATGGAGGAATCAACACCCTAGAAGTAACCTTCACAATCCCAAACGCAATCGAAGTCTTCCAAAGAATCCAAAAAGAACTCCCAGCTGACACCCTACTCGGAGCAGGAACAGTCCTAGACCCAACAACAGCAAGACTTGCCATAATGAATGGAGCAAAATTCATAGTAAGCCCATCATTTGACAAAGAAGTAGCCAAAATGTGTAACATCTATAACATCCCATACATGCCAGGCTGCGTAACACCAGCTGAAATGCTAGAAGCCTACAAATACGGAGTAGACATCATAAAACTATTCCCAGGTTCCCTAACAGGCCCATCCTACGTAAAAGCAATCCACGGCCCATACCCACACTTCCAAATCATGCCAACAGGTGGCGTAAGCCTAGACAACCTAGAAGACTGGTTTAAAGCAGGAGTCGTAGCAGTAGGAGCAGGCTCAAACCTAGTAAAAGGCAGCAAAGAAGAGATCACCCAAAAAGCAAAAGAATATCTAGAAAAAATAGCGGAGGTAAGAAAATAA
- the uxaC gene encoding glucuronate isomerase translates to MKFMTEDFMLHNDFGKKLYHNYAAKMPIFDFHCHLEAKEIYENKNIPSITEAWLGGDHYKWRVMRACGVEEKYITGDAEDFEKFEKYAEIMPNLIGNPIYHWTHLELKNFFGIEECLNKENAREIYDKCNELLAKDEFRPRGLIEMSNVAAVCTTNDPIDDLKYHELLAKDNFKVKVLPAFRPDNALYIEKDSFKSYMGDLSKASGVEITNFTDIKKALKARMDFFNEHGAKASDQAFKYIPHRRCDEEILNKIVQKKLNGEDISLEEEEAYKTELVIFLAKEYKKLDWAMEIHVGVIRNNSKLMFEKLGADVGGDSQNDLNFAENLADLLSDFEENEGLPRTVIFPLNPKDQFPIATVGGSFNRANPDGMQNIQLGTAWWHLDHKDGMIEQMKVFSSVGVLSKFIGMLTDSRSFLSYPRHEYFRRILCNFIGELVEKGEYPADEEFLGKVVEDICYNNARKYIKIDL, encoded by the coding sequence ATGAAATTCATGACAGAAGACTTTATGCTCCATAATGACTTTGGGAAGAAACTCTATCACAATTATGCGGCTAAGATGCCAATATTTGACTTCCACTGTCACCTTGAAGCTAAGGAAATTTATGAAAACAAAAATATTCCTTCAATAACTGAAGCTTGGCTCGGTGGAGACCACTACAAGTGGAGAGTTATGAGAGCTTGTGGAGTTGAGGAAAAATATATCACAGGTGATGCAGAGGATTTCGAAAAGTTTGAAAAGTATGCGGAAATCATGCCAAATCTTATAGGAAATCCAATATATCACTGGACTCACCTAGAACTTAAGAACTTCTTTGGCATAGAAGAGTGTCTTAACAAGGAAAATGCCAGAGAAATTTATGATAAGTGTAACGAACTTCTAGCAAAAGATGAATTTAGACCAAGAGGACTAATTGAGATGAGTAATGTTGCTGCAGTTTGTACAACCAATGATCCTATAGATGATCTTAAATATCACGAGCTTCTGGCCAAAGATAACTTCAAAGTAAAAGTTCTTCCAGCCTTTAGACCAGATAATGCCCTATACATCGAAAAAGATAGCTTCAAGAGCTATATGGGAGATCTTTCTAAGGCTAGTGGAGTAGAGATTACAAACTTTACAGATATCAAAAAGGCCCTAAAGGCAAGAATGGACTTCTTTAACGAGCACGGAGCTAAGGCAAGCGATCAAGCCTTCAAATACATCCCACATAGAAGATGTGATGAAGAAATCCTAAATAAAATAGTTCAAAAGAAACTAAATGGAGAAGACATTAGCCTAGAAGAGGAAGAAGCCTACAAGACAGAGCTTGTAATCTTCCTTGCCAAAGAATACAAAAAGCTAGACTGGGCTATGGAAATCCATGTTGGAGTAATCAGAAACAATTCCAAGCTAATGTTTGAAAAGCTTGGAGCTGACGTTGGTGGAGATAGCCAAAACGACCTAAACTTCGCAGAAAATCTTGCGGACCTACTTTCTGATTTTGAAGAAAACGAAGGCCTTCCAAGAACTGTAATATTCCCACTTAATCCAAAAGACCAATTCCCAATTGCTACAGTTGGAGGATCCTTTAACAGGGCTAATCCTGATGGTATGCAAAATATCCAACTTGGAACAGCTTGGTGGCATCTTGACCACAAGGATGGAATGATAGAGCAAATGAAAGTATTCTCAAGCGTTGGAGTCCTCTCCAAATTCATAGGAATGCTAACAGACTCAAGAAGCTTCTTGTCCTACCCAAGACACGAATACTTCAGAAGAATCCTCTGCAACTTCATAGGAGAATTAGTAGAAAAAGGCGAATATCCAGCTGACGAAGAATTCTTAGGAAAAGTTGTAGAAGATATTTGTTACAACAACGCAAGAAAATACATCAAAATAGATTTGTAA
- the uxuA gene encoding mannonate dehydratase, protein MKMTFRHYGNDDPISLEYIAQIPGVTGVMVMMNEWEAGEVWEKDVFQEYVDKCHAVGLDCEIIESINVHEDIKMGLPTRDKYIENYKESLRNVAACGVKTVIYNFMPVFDWVKTELYKELPDGSNTLAFDQAKVEGLSPRDMVNEILDGAGNFELPGWEPERLSQLEDVLEKYKDIDEDKLRENYKYFLEAIIPTCEEVGIKMAVHPDDPAWPIFDIPRITSTPEDLEKIVNLVDSPSNTLCICTGSLGSRVENDVAKIIGDFAKRGKIGAIHARNIKFTGEKQFYESAHLSKCGSLDMYAIMKALYDADFDGYLRPDHGRMIWGEEGRAGYGLYDRALGVAYLNGLWEAIDKNNK, encoded by the coding sequence ATGAAAATGACATTTAGACACTACGGAAATGACGATCCAATCTCACTAGAATATATCGCACAAATTCCTGGAGTTACAGGAGTTATGGTTATGATGAACGAATGGGAAGCAGGAGAAGTTTGGGAGAAGGATGTTTTCCAAGAATACGTTGATAAGTGCCACGCAGTAGGCCTTGATTGTGAAATCATCGAATCAATCAACGTCCACGAAGATATTAAGATGGGTCTTCCAACAAGAGATAAATATATCGAAAACTACAAAGAGTCCCTAAGAAACGTTGCGGCTTGCGGTGTAAAGACAGTAATCTACAACTTCATGCCAGTATTTGACTGGGTTAAGACAGAATTATACAAGGAGCTTCCTGATGGATCTAATACCCTTGCCTTTGACCAAGCCAAGGTAGAAGGCCTTTCTCCAAGAGATATGGTAAATGAAATCCTCGACGGAGCAGGAAACTTCGAACTACCAGGCTGGGAGCCTGAAAGACTCTCTCAACTAGAGGATGTTCTTGAAAAATACAAGGATATTGACGAAGACAAATTAAGAGAAAACTACAAATACTTCCTTGAAGCAATAATCCCAACATGTGAAGAAGTAGGAATCAAGATGGCAGTTCACCCAGACGATCCAGCTTGGCCAATCTTCGATATCCCAAGAATCACATCAACTCCAGAAGATCTAGAAAAAATTGTAAACCTAGTAGACTCTCCATCAAATACCCTATGTATTTGTACAGGATCATTGGGATCTAGAGTTGAAAATGACGTAGCTAAAATAATCGGAGACTTCGCTAAAAGAGGCAAAATAGGAGCGATTCACGCTAGAAACATCAAGTTTACCGGCGAGAAACAATTCTACGAATCAGCTCACCTTTCTAAGTGCGGTTCATTAGATATGTACGCTATAATGAAAGCTCTATACGATGCTGATTTCGACGGCTACCTAAGACCAGACCACGGAAGAATGATCTGGGGCGAAGAAGGAAGAGCAGGCTATGGACTCTACGACAGAGCCCTAGGAGTTGCCTACCTCAACGGTCTATGGGAAGCTATAGATAAAAATAACAAATAG